Within the Ciona intestinalis unplaced genomic scaffold, KH HT000220.1, whole genome shotgun sequence genome, the region GGGGTTGTGGGGCTGTTGTTTGGAGCGGCGGGGGTTGTGGGGCTGTTGTTTGGGGAGGCGGGGGTAATGGGGCTGTTGTTTGGAGCGGCGGGGGTTGTGGGGCTGTATGTTTGGAGCGGCGGGGGTTGTGGGGCTGTCGTTTGGGGCGGCGGGGGTTGTGGGGCTGTTGTTTGGGGAGGCGGGGGTGGGGAAACTGTCGTAGTAGTTGTTGTAGTTGTGGTTGTAGACCTTGTAGTTGGCCTAGATGTAGGTCTAAGTGTTGTTGTCGATGGGCCTGTAACAAATTAAGTTTGTTTCCGCATTGGCAGCTTATTTCAGGCGCGCTAAAGTCTAACTTACGAATCGGACAAAATAATGAATTGAAGTTGCATCTGTCCGTTCCACAGCAGCAAGTGCATACTGATCCCTGGTGTCTGCTGCATTGAGTGGGATTCCAAGCTGAACGTGGATTCTGTGTGGTTAAGTTAGGAGTAAACGTTGTAGCTTTACCGCATACAAATGTTGTCAAATTGTCGCCATTATTTGTTTAGTTGATATTTCCAGGAGAACACTTTTAGAATTAGAAAATGTGTTTATGGCAGTGCACCCGTAAAATAATTCTTAAGAAATCTcaagacattttaaaaatattgacgATATTGTCATATTGGTGCGCAATGATGCGAGAAGCTcaagtgacgtcatgaaaaaaagtaaacccATATTATATCGAGAAGTAATATTACCTGAGCATAGTTATTAGCGCACGCTCTTGCTTGTTTGCATTCTTTGGTTATTAGAATTCCATGTGGATCGGTGCGAATTTGGGTCTGGCAGGATTTCTGTAGCAATAAATGTAAGTCCAAAATTACTTTTTGTGCAATGAGTGAACAGATTCATCGTTAcatatacatgataactcgaaagtgggcacgaggtgtatgaaacaaaacatccgtgttataacgactgtcatttcccgccacgcgaagttaaatcaaattacatttattcatttaacaaCAGGTTTATGTGGTCGTTATTCTGACCGTCTATTTAACTTCTATATTTGCTTCGGTTtgtagtatagtaggatggggtaagatgggagctatatattttaactctcTTTTATCGCCCATTTTGCAGtagacaaaaaacatttacaaaataatataaccgTAACCTTACGACTCAAAAGCGATGTTAATTGCTGAAAtcacgattaggaaatgtgGAATATAATGCGCTAAAGGTATGCAAATTACCTCACACCACTGTAAATGTAAGgccatttaaattatattaacaaGAGTAACGACTTTGCACAAATAACCACAAAACCGGGTTAGAGGTTGCGGGATGCAGACGGTCAATGGTTTGAATTAGCAATCTGACCATATAATATTCCAATGCATTTggttaataaatattgtaacttCGGCTTACCTGGTTTCGTTGGCACAATCTCACAGAACCTTGTGCTCGGCATTGCCTGAGATTTCTTGCGTTGTAGCACGTCAAGCAAATCAAACCTGCGTTTAAACATAAGTTATAGCAACATCCAAACCATACCTAAAAGATCCCTAATTTACCTTCGGTCGCTGCCGCAATCAGTAAAGTCACACACAAGCTATAAGGGAACTTCATACTTTAATATGATTTACCTCATGTGTTCATACGAAAGTGTTCAGGGTGTCTGCTTATATAGATGCGTGAATGCCAATATCAATACCATATAAGGCCGCGTTCGTTCCATCGTGTTCGGGCGTTCGAAGTTCTCATGAAGACTGACCGCCGGTCGGTAAATGCTTTTTGATTCCGATATCCATAGATCACGCAAACGAAGGAAGTTCTTTCACGATTAGGCTTTTCTGAGTCCATTCGTGCCAATCGCTGCTAAAATTTTGGCACCGGTGTTTTATTTCGTCTGGCGCGAACCCTATATTTAGTTCATTGGTTTAAAAGGTCCACGCGCACTATTGCAGAAACAACACGATTCTGCAGATTCATTTGAACATTTCGTTTTAAACTAGTAAACCTATAAGTTTCTTGGAAATAACGTTAACTCACTTTTCCGTTAATAAGACGCATAACTAGGTTAATTCACAGTAATCAGGTTTAATACCAAGTTATCCGtttatgaacaaaatatttgctgTTAGTTGCAGTATACTTATCATGAGTTTATCATTCGTTGAGTATACAGTAgccacgttttttttattaaaactttttatttgaatagtTTTATCGCCcgattcttgttttatttcgaGTTTAGATTTCTTGCTTATTTCGTTCTCCTTGttgatttaattaatttgatcttcgctatatATTTTCAGAAGAAAACTATTGTATTGTCAGTTTATTTCCTTATATAGCCTTTGCAATCCTTGCATACAAATGTTTTAGCGCTTAATTAAATACTGCAACCATTTTCGATTCGTTGGTCGTGTTTCAATATGCTTTCCAATATGTTTCGCCAACGCTTTCGTTTTCCAATACCAATTTAGAAAACATTGACACGTCTCCACAATTTAAAAGTTCCACAAACTGTGTTTAAGACAATACATGCTGATGCACATTAGTAACTCAGggttaaaatgaataaacatgtactatatatatatttttttaggccATACGGTACGTAGTGTTCAAAGTCGATGCTTACAATCTTCGGTTTCACGATCtaagtttattataaacaaactaagtcaatattctgttacttctgctaccaggcacaatgtaaataatcttatAGCGACTCAACCTTAGGCTTCCAAGCATATAACACGGTTTTTAATTAGTCttaaaaacagctttttataaaacgaaaTGGCAGCGGGGTATTTTATTGCCATGTTTAATATGCTGTCTCATATTTCGTTATACCTTCAATATCATTGTCATCCCATTTAGGCTGTTTATGTTAACAGCTGTCGCCTTATTTACGTGCTTAAGAATTCCAAATAAAGGACTTTAGCCGCCAAAACATGGTCCTTAGGTGAGATAAGCAAACATTGgctctgtttttttaaatcttccaaaaaatatgtttttgtagaAACCAAAATACGacttgcattttaaaagtttcgattttaaaaaaactgaaaccaTCTTCTGTGATGTAAGAAGATACagctattttataaaacattaagtaAGCTGAAtatgatttgtttatttcccAAAACGATGTAAGTTATTGCGATGCTGTTCTAAATATATTGCAGGGCGGGGTcagatggaacatgtttttattctcttttatcatgcaatttggtagcaaacaagaATATTAAAGCGTTATAGCCGTATCCTTAGACTACAAAATAGTgttgctgttaattgttaaaaacaagattgaGAAATATGGGGCATGCGTGATAACGATATTGGgtcttatttttaatatgaaaataaaaatatgcttaTTGCTGTCCGGTTAGTAGAAATAGGATGACACCgaaagtttgaaaaatatcATGATAAACAAGCGGgttcaaaaaacatttatcttTGAAATAAAGCCAAATTGTTAGTATCACCGCTAtcagtttgaatattttatgtcaGTATGTTTATTAGGATTAATTTTGGCAAGGTCCCGGGGGGCATAATCGTTGCGAAAGAATACTTGCAAAATCGGACGTCAAGCCATCGAAACTGTCAAGTTCAAATACATTGTCTCGTGAACCCGCCATTTCTATTAGATGATCCATTTGAATTCGCAATCTTTGTATGCCGGGCTGGATTCCGACAACGAACgtctgtaaaacaaacaggTTTCACTCATATGTTTCAATAAGGGCAATGGTTCTAGATAAGACATATAGACATTTAGGTCTAATACATGGCTCATATAGGGTGAGCCATcgaaagattatttacatatatgcTTGATAGCAGAAATACCAGAGGGCACATTTAAAGGTTCGTATGCATGCATGGGAAACGTTTGCACTCGCGTGGTACCACCGTGTTATACCGCCAGTGCTCTGTTTCAGACACCCCATGTCAATTTACGAGCTATTagcacatatgtaactttgtaggttgctatttcacatatttttgttgtttttatctggCTTTTAAAGACAACCCGTAAGGGACAACTCGGTTGGAGTTGTTGTATTTGGAAATAAGCATTTACCTGGGCGCCGGTTGCACGTATTTGATTAGCTGGCTCCAAAACACCGTCTTGGGATCGACCATCAGTAATAACGAACACCACATCCGGAACACCCGGTCTATTTCCATTGCCCGGTGCcaacatgacgtcattaacatGCGATAATGCTTGTCCGGTGTGTGTGCCTGTAACGTAATCGagtttaaattagaaattacTGTCTAAGGAAAGGTTGCTTTACCCATACATGtacgggaaaacgacagtcattatagcacgggtgttcggtttcacATCTTGTGCCCGCGTACGAGTAACCGagtatgtaacttcgtgggtgattgtttattttgtatatagcTGACTATTTAGACCAACCGagtatgtaacttcgtgggtgattgtttattttgtatatagcTGACTATTTAGACAACTATTTGTTACCACTGTTTTGGGATAGTTTAATGTCTTTCATAAGGACACAAACtttggtagcagcgacgagccttgaacctattacctatGGTTATAGGTAGCCGCGCTATCTACCCTCTGTCACGGCGCCGGTGTAATAAACCACTTTACCACTGTGAAAGGAATTATTGAACTGTTTAATTACCATTTCCATTATATGGTATTCTTCTTATAGCTCTAAGTAACCCGGCTCTATCGTTCGGATAGTCACTTAACAGGATTTGAGTTGTAGTGTCCACGTCTGCATTATATCGGAACACGCCAATCCTTGCGCTTTTTGGTCCGACGTCCACTCCGctgaaatgaaaacaaaagtcaTGTATTACAATCAGAAGTATTATAAGAAAcaattatgaatgaataaagTTGTCTATCCGCGCGTAGCCgaacaacgacagtcgttataacttgagtgttctgttttatacgccTCGTGCTtccgagttaccatgtatgtaattttgtgagtAACTTGTTTCTGACAATCCATTGGTGACTATGGATTGGAGACCTGgctgttaagtgtcctgcccaaggacacatacgcccacaatgatagcagcaccGAGTCTCGCATCCTATTACCTCTAGTTTAGAGGCAGACGAGcaaaccactgtgccacgACGCAAGATATATAGGCCAAACCGGGAAAATTTTTAGCAGATATTATTGCCGCTAGCTGGGGTCAAAGAGTTAGTTTGAGAAGTTAAatgattaaacaaatttacgCTATTATTCCTGTCACGAAGTTTACTAGTGTTCTCCAATTGGTCCCTCCAATAGAACTAGATGAATCTAACACGACAACTGCATCGACCAAGGCAAAAGGCGGACAAGGCcctgataaaaacaaataaacattattaagtCGAAATGGGCAGGTTACGAGATCTGTAATGTCGGCTAATTACAGCATTACCACAACACACAGTCTAAACTATAGAAAATATAAGTCGAACAACCCATTTGTAGTGAAGTGCTGCTTTTGGTCGTTATGTGTTTAGAATAATCGGGAAAATGCATATTACCGATAAATTATGAAACACTAGAacttaaattagtttttggaAAGTGGAAATGagtgaaaacatattttagtcACCTTAATtcttttttccaaaaaatgttatacatATACGATAAATATAAAGCCAAACATTCACAAAACAACGGcgcaaacaaaacataaatgttattttaaacccCACAGCACTGCGAAAGTCGCCGTATTTAAAAGCAGCAGTTTGGACTACCTGATGTTTCTATAGCTCGgcacaaatatttatacatcTGACTTACTGTTACAGCATGGCGGAGGCTTCATCCACGTTGTCCCGTTACAAGTTGATGCCGTCGTCGTGTTGGGGTAGACTTCGAACCCGTCCCCGCTGTCACATTCGAAAGTACAAGTCGATCCATCGCGGTTCCCATCCGTGCAAGACATGCTACCGTTTTTCAAGTCAATCACAGGACATTCATTGCCTACCAAGGTAACCATTAGTATTATGAATGGCTAGGTTATATATAGCTACAGTCGTGCAGCACTTTCAAGCCAGTATTCAACGTTTCTCGCGAACCATATTTTTCTAACTTAgaaagttataatttataaaattgcaaaaataataaaaaccttAGTCGCATAGATATATTAAACGGTAATTTGACTTTTTGAAAACCAGTTTAATACtcgtaacaaaatattttctgtgTCAGTCGTTTTCATGTATTGGGGTACCTATGGTGTTCCTTGAAGGTCATATACTATCTTGAAACACAGACATTTTATCTTAACTTAAAGGCTAAGGTAGTGCGAAGGTGAATAGTATTAGGCTTACCTTGTGGGCACGTCAGTGTTTCAAAGTTACAATCGTCAAAGTCGCAACAGCATCTACATACCGATCCTTGTACGTTTATATTACATTGACTTGGATACCATGCAGCTCTCGGGttctaaatattgaaaatacaTGTTAGTGGTGTTATGCATATGTTATAGTGCGGTagagtggttagcgcgcaAGTCTCTAACtcataggttcaaggctcattaGTGCTACCAgcactgtgggcgtatgtgtctttgaaaAAGACACAACCCAAACCTattagttacatacgtggtaactcatgacctggtacgaggtgtatataacAGAATACACGCGTTATTATAACTTTCATTTTCCGGTCACGCTAGgataaatcaaaatacatttattcattggtTCGTCCGTCTTATAATGTACCTGTATATAGTTGTTCCCGCATGCTCTTGCCTGTTTACATTCTTTTGTGATTCGCATTCCTTGTGGGTCGGTTCGTACGTGAGTTTGGCAAGCTAGCTGTGGgcagtaaaaaataacatttaggttgtttatgtTATTGACTATTTTGCTTGTGAATAGAACCATATTGTTAGCAATTTTGCCCTTGTCGAATGGCATCCGCATATGTTCAGCGTTTTCTAAATCTTAAACTGCTGTTTTAGCATAGCATAAGGGGTAGCATTGCAGTTTAATTTTCACTTAGTTCTTATATCAATGCATTTCAAACTATTGGAACTTAGGTATAAAATGTCTCGCAACTACCGgaacgatttaaaaaaatagttatcgAACTTCTGGAACAGCGTTTCGAAATGGTGTGTATTGAAATTTATCAGCATTTGCAATCGTAGCGCTGATGGAAAGTATGACATTAAACGTGCAACCATGTATACCTGATTAGGACGACACTGTTTCACTTTCCCGATTCTCTTACATTCGTCATTACTTCTGGCATTTTCGCACGTCCAGCATTGTAGCGCTATatgtaaacaatataaatgtttgCGATATTGGTAATTACCTCAGCACTCTGTTTCGGTCACACcaattataaatattgatAATATTTGCAAACTCAAAACTCAGATATGAATCTTACACCATAATAATAACTTGAGATAAGCCAATGTGGCAGCACATATAGGctattggggtaatgagctAAACTCTGGCCTACAACACACAAAGTCCGCTAGTGTGCCTCACCGTAAAAATAG harbors:
- the LOC113475324 gene encoding chitin-binding lectin 1-like, whose amino-acid sequence is MKFPYSLCVTLLIAAATEGLICLTCYNARNLRQCRAQGSVRLCQRNQKSCQTQIRTDPHGILITKECKQARACANNYAQNPRSAWNPTQCSRHQGSVCTCCCGTDRCNFNSLFCPIRPSTTTLRPTSRPTTRSTTTTTTTTTTVSPPPPPQTTAPQPPPPQTTAPQPPPLQTYSPTTPAAPNNSPITPASPNNSPTTPAAPNN
- the LOC100180390 gene encoding collagen alpha-1(XII) chain codes for the protein MKVIIVFAVFCSVACLADALQCWTCENARSNDECKRIGKVKQCRPNQLACQTHVRTDPQGMRITKECKQARACGNNYIQNPRAAWYPSQCNINVQGSVCRCCCDFDDCNFETLTCPQGNECPVIDLKNGSMSCTDGNRDGSTCTFECDSGDGFEVYPNTTTASTCNGTTWMKPPPCCNRPCPPFALVDAVVVLDSSSSIGGTNWRTLVNFVTGIIAGVDVGPKSARIGVFRYNADVDTTTQILLSDYPNDRAGLLRAIRRIPYNGNGTHTGQALSHVNDVMLAPGNGNRPGVPDVVFVITDGRSQDGVLEPANQIRATGAQTFVVGIQPGIQRLRIQMDHLIEMAGSRDNVFELDSFDGLTSDFASILSQRLCPPGPCQN